From a single Papaver somniferum cultivar HN1 unplaced genomic scaffold, ASM357369v1 unplaced-scaffold_133, whole genome shotgun sequence genomic region:
- the LOC113333554 gene encoding 3-ketoacyl-CoA synthase 4-like produces MTLGDRGDAVSFKMEQKSKRLPDFSRSVNLKYVKLGYHYLITHLFTLFLIPIFIVLIAEAMQTDPEDVYELWHHYLRYNLVSVVTSGVFIVMGLTVYIMSWPRAVYLVDYACYRPPSHFQVPARYYLERCQGFGDLDESLMEFQRKIVRQSGLGDETYLPEPFHDLSKKPTMATARAETEQVMFGALDNLFSSTSVKPKDIGILVVNCSLFNPTPSLSAMIVNKYKLRGNIKSFNLGGMGCSAGVISVDLAKDLLQVHRNTYAIVVSTENITYGAYPGRNKSMMLSNCLFRVGGAAMLLSNKSKDKRLAKYKLVHVVRTHRGSDDKAYKCVYQDQDETGKVGVSLSKDLMANAGGALKINITTLGPLVLPISEQLLFLTTLTIKKLFNPKKKPYIPDFKLAFEHFCIHAGGRAVIDEMEKNLDLLPIHVEASRSTLHRFGNTSSSSIWYELAYIEAKGRMRKNDRVWQIALGSGFKCNSAVWVALKNVKPSTNKCSPWRDCIEKYPVQTFVKQ; encoded by the coding sequence ATGACGTTAGGTGACAGGGGAGATGCTGTTAGTTTTAAGATGGAGCAAAAGAGTAAGAGACTACCAGATTTCTCACGGAGCGTGAATTTAAAATATGTCAAGCTGGGTTATCATTACTTGATTACCCATCTCTTCACTCTATTTCTCATACCTATTTTCATAGTTCTCATTGCTGAGGCTATGCAAACCGACCCAGAGGATGTGTATGAGCTTTGGCATCATTATCTCCGGTACAATCTCGTCAGCGTTGTAACTTCCGGGGTTTTTATTGTCATGGGTTTGACTGTTTACATAATGTCTTGGCCTCGCGCGGTCTATCTTGTTGATTACGCCTGTTATCGCCCGCCATCTCACTTTCAAGTTCCAGCCCGTTATTACCTTGAGCGCTGTCAAGGTTTTGGTGACCTCGATGAATCTCTGATGGAGTTTCAGCGTAAGATTGTCAGGCAGTCAGGACTTGGTGACGAGACTTATCTTCCTGAACCATTTCACGACCTATCTAAAAAACCTACAATGGCCACAGCGAGGGCAGAGACTGAGCAAGTGATGTTTGGCGCATTGGATAATCTATTCTCCAGTACATCTGTGAAGCCCAAGGACATTGGAATTCTTGTCGTAAATTGCAGTTTATTTAATCCTACTCCATCCCTCTCCGCCATGATCGTCAATAAGTACAAACTTAGAGGTAATATCAAGAGCTTCAATTTAGGGGGGATGGGTTGCAGTGCTGGAGTGATTTCAGTCGATCTTGCCAAAGACTTACTTCAGGTTCACCGGAACACCTATGCAATTGTCGTGAGCACAGAGAACATTACCTATGGTGCCTATCCTGGACGCAACAAGTCCATGATGTTAAGTAATTGTCTATTCCGTGTAGGTGGTGCTGCGATGCTTCTCTCGAACAAATCTAAAGACAAACGACTAGCAAAGTATAAGCTGGTTCATGTGGTGAGAACCCACCGTGGTTCAGACGACAAGGCTTATAAATGTGTTTATCAGGATCAAGATGAAACTGGTAAAGTAGGAGTTTCATTGTCCAAAGATCTCATGGCAAATGCTGGAGGTGCCCTTAAGATCAATATCACTACTTTGGGTCCCCTTGTCCTTCCGATAAGCGAACAACTTCTTTTTTTAACAACTCTAACTATCAAGAAGTTGTTCAACCCTAAAAAGAAACCTTACATACCAGATTTCAAGCTTGCATTTGAACATTTCTGTATACATGCCGGAGGAAGAGCAGTAATCGATGAAATGGAAAAGAACTTGGATCTATTACCTATTCATGTGGAGGCTTCTCGATCGACACTACATCGGTTTGGGAACACGTCATCAAGCTCAATTTGGTATGAGTTGGCCTATATTGAAGCCAAGGGAAGGATGCGCAAGAACGACCGTGTCTGGCAGATTGCTTTAGGAAGTGGTTTTAAGTGTAACAGTGCAGTCTGGGTTGCTCTAAAGAATGTCAAACCCTCTACTAATAAGTGTAGTCCATGGAGAGATTGTATTGAGAAGTACCCTGTTCAAACATTTGTTAAACAATAA